One segment of Bacteroides caecimuris DNA contains the following:
- a CDS encoding nitroreductase family protein, whose product MKTNEVLENIKARRSVRAYTSQQVSEEDLLAILEAATYAPSGMHLETWHFTAIQNADKLTELNERIKGAFAKSDDSRLQERGHSKTYCCYYHAPTLVIVSNEPTQWWAGMDCACAIENMFLAAHSLGIGSCWINQLGTTCDDPEVREYITSLGVPANHKVYGCVALGYADSKIPMKEKNVKADTVTIVK is encoded by the coding sequence ATGAAAACGAATGAAGTTTTAGAGAACATTAAAGCGCGTCGTAGCGTGCGCGCCTATACGAGTCAGCAAGTTTCAGAAGAAGATTTGCTGGCTATTTTGGAAGCTGCAACTTATGCACCTAGTGGCATGCATTTGGAAACATGGCACTTTACAGCTATTCAAAATGCAGATAAATTGACAGAACTGAATGAGCGCATTAAAGGAGCTTTTGCAAAAAGCGATGATTCCCGTTTGCAAGAGCGTGGGCATAGCAAGACCTATTGTTGCTATTATCATGCTCCGACTTTGGTGATTGTATCCAACGAACCTACACAATGGTGGGCTGGTATGGATTGTGCTTGTGCAATAGAAAATATGTTTCTGGCTGCCCATTCTTTAGGAATCGGCTCTTGCTGGATCAACCAGTTGGGCACAACGTGTGATGATCCTGAAGTTCGTGAATATATAACCTCATTAGGTGTGCCTGCCAATCATAAAGTCTATGGTTGCGTAGCTTTGGGGTATGCTGATTCAAAGATTCCGATGAAAGAGAAAAATGTGAAAGCTGATACAGTAACGATTGTCAAGTAG
- the tnpB gene encoding IS66 family insertion sequence element accessory protein TnpB (TnpB, as the term is used for proteins encoded by IS66 family insertion elements, is considered an accessory protein, since TnpC, encoded by a neighboring gene, is a DDE family transposase.): MLGLSANLNYYLFNGNVDLRKGIFRLCESIREEMSLDPSDASNVYMFMSRNRKVVKILHYERGFYVLYEKRPVMGKFKKPVFDEVSKCYRIQWSDMVYLTESIVVDKMYVSSKD; encoded by the coding sequence ATGCTGGGACTGAGTGCTAACCTGAACTATTACCTGTTCAACGGTAATGTTGATCTGCGGAAAGGTATTTTCCGATTATGTGAGAGTATAAGGGAAGAGATGTCACTTGACCCGAGCGATGCCTCCAACGTCTATATGTTCATGTCCCGTAACCGGAAGGTTGTGAAGATACTTCATTATGAACGCGGTTTTTATGTGCTTTACGAGAAACGTCCTGTCATGGGAAAGTTCAAGAAACCGGTATTTGATGAGGTCTCCAAATGCTACCGGATACAATGGTCAGACATGGTCTATCTTACGGAAAGTATTGTAGTTGACAAGATGTACGTTAGTTCAAAAGATTAA
- the tnpC gene encoding IS66 family transposase — MIDERAYELLCCQLGLANEEKAGLRKQVNELIARLKAIEESNKENSKALVDTINDLKDSLEKQSTTVENYRKEMELMRKQLEAKDEVNRMLANEISNLRLQLEDSRKHRFGRTSEQRRLLNNRNLDKSALHKSEYDGSDRKDDDNDKADGNETGGNTSSDNATAQSSQPSRRKETAPRAVKTKLKVDKVVVHEVDEYYTLPEGGRFMNRNGMPDVWEYRVIEHVRAHNVEHVYKVARVKLADGTFVSTMEHPLKKLGGIFSPELLARLLCLKYDFSMPENRQIRLLAREGIHISNTTLNSYIHNGIAKLKDFIGEVFKGFVQQAEYLMVDETTELVGIETKEGKAYRRKYLWAFFAKHMKMVYYHYNNGSRSSDAAKSFLEHFMGTLSTDGYTVYRMFDGEDSKVLHIGCWTHCRRLWVDALPSDRTAMEIIDSIGDMFMNEDLFRTMKLSGEQIRGKRRKLTGPILESIHHKVVMMMQDAKIMANELMRKAVNYTLNQWKSLRNILKDGAAEISNNLCEQRMKPVKLLLKNCMNIGSEDAAENSAFIFSLIESCKLNGIDPQDYLKHLFECILHGKDCDKKTLLPCFYKPEC; from the coding sequence ATGATTGATGAAAGGGCATACGAGTTACTTTGCTGCCAGTTGGGTCTGGCGAATGAGGAAAAGGCAGGGCTTCGCAAACAGGTAAACGAACTGATTGCGAGGCTTAAGGCCATTGAAGAATCCAATAAGGAGAACTCCAAGGCTCTGGTTGATACAATCAATGACCTCAAAGATTCCCTCGAAAAGCAATCAACTACGGTTGAAAATTATAGGAAAGAAATGGAGCTTATGAGAAAGCAGCTTGAAGCGAAAGACGAGGTGAACCGGATGCTGGCAAACGAGATATCCAATCTCAGGCTTCAGCTGGAGGACAGCAGGAAACACCGTTTCGGTCGTACTTCCGAGCAAAGAAGGCTGCTGAACAACCGTAACCTTGACAAGTCTGCACTGCATAAGTCCGAATATGACGGTTCTGACAGAAAGGATGATGACAACGATAAGGCTGACGGTAACGAAACTGGTGGCAATACCTCTTCCGATAACGCAACTGCACAGAGCAGCCAACCTTCAAGAAGAAAGGAAACTGCACCACGTGCCGTGAAAACCAAATTGAAAGTTGACAAAGTGGTAGTACATGAAGTGGACGAGTATTACACGCTTCCCGAAGGAGGACGGTTCATGAACCGCAACGGTATGCCTGATGTGTGGGAATACAGGGTCATAGAACATGTAAGGGCTCATAACGTGGAGCATGTGTATAAGGTGGCAAGGGTAAAGCTTGCAGACGGAACTTTTGTAAGCACAATGGAACATCCGCTGAAAAAACTTGGAGGTATTTTCTCCCCTGAACTGCTTGCCCGTCTGCTCTGTCTGAAATATGACTTCAGTATGCCTGAGAACAGACAGATAAGACTGCTTGCCAGAGAGGGCATCCACATAAGCAACACCACACTGAACAGCTATATCCATAACGGAATCGCCAAACTCAAGGATTTTATCGGAGAGGTATTCAAGGGGTTTGTACAGCAGGCTGAATATCTTATGGTTGATGAGACGACCGAACTTGTAGGCATCGAAACAAAGGAAGGCAAGGCTTACAGGAGAAAGTACTTATGGGCATTCTTTGCAAAGCATATGAAGATGGTCTATTACCACTATAACAACGGCAGCAGGTCATCCGATGCGGCGAAGTCGTTTCTGGAACATTTTATGGGGACCCTTTCCACTGACGGATATACGGTTTACAGAATGTTTGATGGAGAAGACTCAAAGGTGCTTCATATAGGATGCTGGACGCACTGCAGAAGGTTGTGGGTTGACGCCTTGCCTTCGGACAGGACAGCGATGGAGATAATAGACTCCATCGGCGATATGTTCATGAATGAAGATCTGTTCCGCACCATGAAGCTCAGCGGTGAGCAGATAAGGGGGAAAAGACGGAAGCTTACAGGACCGATCCTTGAAAGTATCCATCATAAGGTGGTCATGATGATGCAGGATGCGAAGATTATGGCTAACGAACTGATGAGAAAGGCTGTCAATTATACGTTAAACCAGTGGAAGTCCCTGAGAAATATCCTCAAGGACGGTGCAGCGGAAATATCGAACAACCTCTGTGAACAAAGGATGAAACCGGTAAAGCTGTTGCTCAAGAACTGTATGAACATAGGCAGTGAGGATGCGGCAGAAAACTCGGCATTCATCTTCTCTCTGATAGAAAGCTGCAAGCTTAATGGCATAGACCCTCAGGATTACCTGAAGCACCTGTTCGAATGTATTCTTCATGGTAAGGACTGCGACAAGAAGACTCTTCTACCATGTTTTTATAAACCGGAATGTTAA
- the tnpB gene encoding IS66 family insertion sequence element accessory protein TnpB (TnpB, as the term is used for proteins encoded by IS66 family insertion elements, is considered an accessory protein, since TnpC, encoded by a neighboring gene, is a DDE family transposase.) — MLGLSTNLNYYLFNGNVDLRKGIFRLCESIREEMSLDPSDASNVYMFMSRNRKVVKILHYERGFYVLYEKRPVMGKFKKPVFDEVSRCYRIQWSDMAYLTESIVVDRMYVSPKDE, encoded by the coding sequence ATGCTTGGACTGAGTACTAACCTGAACTATTATCTGTTCAACGGTAATGTGGATTTGCGGAAAGGTATTTTCCGATTATGTGAGAGTATAAGGGAAGAGATGTCACTTGACCCGAGCGATGCCTCCAACGTCTATATGTTCATGTCCAGGAACCGTAAGGTTGTGAAGATACTTCATTATGAACGCGGTTTTTATGTGCTTTACGAGAAACGTCCTGTTATGGGGAAATTCAAGAAACCTGTATTTGATGAAGTTTCCAGATGCTACCGGATCCAGTGGTCTGATATGGCATACCTGACGGAAAGCATCGTAGTCGACAGGATGTATGTAAGCCCTAAAGATGAATAA
- the tnpC gene encoding IS66 family transposase, which produces MIDERAYELLCCQLGLANEEKAGLRKQVNELIARLKAIENSNKENSKALVDTINELSVTVENYRKEMELMRKQLEAKDEVNRMLANEISNLRLQLEDSRKHRFGRTSEQRKLLNNRNLDKSALHKSEYDGSDRKDDDNDKADGNETGSSTISGSTPAQDSQPSRRKETAPRAVKTKLKVDKVVVHEVDEYYTLPEGGRFMNRNGMPDVWEYRVIEHVRAHNVEHVYKVARVKLADGTFANTMEHPLKDLGGIFSPELLARLLCLKYDFSMPENRQIRLLAREGIHISNTTLNSYIHNGIAKLKGFIGEVFKGFVQQAEYLMVDETTELVGVETKEGKAYRRKYLWAFFAKHMKMVYYHYNNGSRSSDAAKSFLEHFMGTLSTDGYTVYRMFDGEDSKVLHIGCWTHCRRLWVDALPSDRTAMEIIDSIGDMFMNEDLFRTMKLSGEQIKGKRRKLTGPILESIHHKVVMMMQDAKIMANELMRKAVNYTLNQWKSLRNILKDGAAEISNNLCEQRMKPVKLLLKNCMNIGSEDAAENSAFIFSLIESCKLNGIDPQDYLKHLFECILHGKDCDKKTLLPCFYKPEC; this is translated from the coding sequence ATGATTGATGAAAGGGCATACGAGTTACTTTGCTGCCAGTTGGGTCTGGCGAATGAGGAAAAGGCAGGGCTTCGCAAACAGGTAAACGAACTGATTGCGAGGCTTAAGGCCATTGAAAATTCCAATAAGGAGAACTCCAAGGCTCTGGTTGATACAATCAATGAATTATCCGTAACAGTCGAGAACTATCGAAAAGAAATGGAGCTTATGAGAAAGCAGCTTGAAGCGAAAGACGAGGTGAACCGGATGCTGGCAAACGAGATATCCAATCTCAGGCTTCAGCTTGAGGACAGCAGGAAACACCGTTTCGGCCGTACTTCCGAGCAAAGAAAACTGCTGAACAACCGTAACCTTGACAAGTCTGCACTGCATAAGTCCGAATATGACGGTTCTGACAGAAAGGATGATGACAACGATAAGGCTGACGGTAACGAAACCGGCAGCAGTACCATTTCTGGTAGCACACCTGCACAGGACAGCCAACCTTCAAGAAGAAAGGAAACTGCACCACGTGCCGTGAAAACCAAATTGAAAGTTGACAAAGTGGTAGTACATGAAGTGGACGAGTATTACACGCTTCCCGAAGGAGGACGGTTCATGAACCGCAACGGTATGCCTGATGTGTGGGAATACAGGGTTATAGAACATGTAAGGGCTCATAACGTGGAGCATGTGTATAAGGTGGCAAGGGTAAAGCTTGCAGACGGCACTTTCGCGAACACGATGGAACATCCGCTGAAAGACCTTGGAGGCATCTTCTCTCCTGAACTGCTTGCCCGTCTGCTCTGTCTGAAATACGACTTCAGCATGCCGGAGAACAGGCAGATAAGACTGCTTGCCAGAGAGGGCATCCACATAAGCAACACCACACTGAACAGCTATATCCATAACGGAATCGCCAAACTCAAGGGTTTTATCGGAGAGGTATTCAAGGGGTTTGTACAGCAGGCTGAATATCTTATGGTTGATGAGACGACCGAACTTGTAGGCGTCGAAACAAAGGAAGGCAAGGCTTACAGGAGAAAGTACTTATGGGCATTCTTTGCAAAGCATATGAAGATGGTCTATTACCACTATAACAACGGCAGCAGGTCATCCGATGCGGCGAAGTCGTTCCTGGAACATTTTATGGGGACCCTTTCCACTGACGGATATACGGTTTACAGAATGTTTGATGGAGAAGACTCAAAGGTGCTTCATATAGGATGCTGGACGCACTGCAGAAGGTTGTGGGTTGACGCCTTGCCTTCGGACAGGACAGCGATGGAGATAATAGACTCCATCGGCGATATGTTCATGAATGAAGATCTGTTCCGCACCATGAAGCTCAGCGGTGAGCAGATAAAGGGGAAAAGACGGAAGCTTACAGGACCGATCCTTGAAAGTATCCATCATAAGGTGGTCATGATGATGCAGGATGCGAAGATTATGGCTAACGAACTGATGAGAAAGGCTGTCAATTATACGTTAAACCAGTGGAAGTCCCTGAGAAATATCCTCAAGGACGGTGCAGCGGAAATATCGAACAACCTCTGTGAACAAAGGATGAAACCGGTAAAGCTGTTGCTCAAGAACTGTATGAACATAGGCAGTGAGGATGCGGCAGAAAACTCGGCATTCATCTTCTCTCTGATAGAAAGCTGTAAGCTTAATGGCATAGACCCTCAGGATTACCTGAAGCACCTGTTCGAATGTATTCTTCATGGTAAGGACTGCGACAAGAAGACTCTTCTACCATGTTTTTATAAACCGGAATGTTAA
- the gcvP gene encoding aminomethyl-transferring glycine dehydrogenase → MKTDLLASRHIGINEQDTALMLRKIGVNSLDELIDKTIPANIRLKEPLALTSPLTEYEFGKHIVELATKNKLYTTYIGLGWYNTITPAVIQRNIFENPVWYTSYTPYQTEVSQGRLEALMNFQTAVCDLTAMPLANCSLLDEATAAAEAVSMMYAIRSRAQQKANANVVFVDENIFPQTLAVMTTRAVPQGIELRVGKYKDFQPSPEVFACVLQYPNSNGNVEDYSVFTEKAHAADCKVAVAADILSLSLLTPPGEWGADIVFGTTQRLGTPMFYGGPSAAFFATRDEYKRNMPGRIIGWSKDKYGKLCYRMALQTREQHIKREKATSNICTAQALLATMAGFYAVYHGQEGITTIASRIHSITVFLEKQLKKCGYTQVNAQYFDTLRFELPEHVSAQQIRTIALSKEVNLRYYENGDVGFSIDETTDVAAANVLLSIFAIAAGKDYQKIDDIPEKSNIDKALKRTTPFLTHEVFSKYHTETEMMRYIKRLDRKDISLAQSMISLGSCTMKLNAAAEMLPLSRPEFMGMHPLVPEDQAEGYRELIKNLSEDLKVITGFAGVSLQPNSGAAGEYAGLRIIRAYLESIGQGHRNKVLIPASAHGTNPASAIQAGFMTVTCACDEQGNVDMDDLRAKAEENKDGLAALMITYPSTHGIFETEIKEICDIIHSCGAQVYMDGANMNAQVGLTNPGFIGADVCHLNLHKTFASPHGGGGPGVGPICVAEHLVPFLSGHGIFGNSQNQVSAAPFGSAGILPITYGYIRMMGAEGLTQATKIAILNANYLAACLKDTYGIVYRGANGFVGHEMILECRKVHEEAGISENDIAKRLMDYGYHAPTLSFPVHGTLMIEPTESESLAELDNFVDVMLNIWKEIQEVKNGEADKDDNVLINAPHPEYEIVGDRWEHSYTREKAAYPIESVRDNKFWTNVARVDNTLGDRKLLPTRYGTFE, encoded by the coding sequence ATGAAAACCGATTTGTTAGCTAGCCGTCACATCGGCATCAATGAACAAGACACAGCCCTGATGCTCCGCAAAATTGGCGTAAACTCACTGGACGAACTAATTGATAAAACAATTCCCGCCAATATACGGCTGAAAGAGCCGCTGGCATTGACTAGTCCGCTGACGGAATACGAATTTGGAAAACACATCGTCGAACTGGCAACTAAAAATAAATTATATACTACGTATATCGGTTTGGGATGGTATAACACGATTACCCCAGCTGTTATCCAGCGGAATATATTCGAGAACCCGGTATGGTACACTTCTTACACTCCTTATCAGACAGAAGTGTCGCAAGGACGCCTGGAAGCGTTGATGAATTTCCAGACAGCCGTGTGCGACCTCACTGCCATGCCGCTCGCCAACTGTTCACTTCTGGACGAAGCAACTGCCGCTGCCGAAGCCGTAAGCATGATGTATGCCATCCGTTCCCGTGCGCAACAGAAAGCCAATGCGAACGTAGTCTTTGTAGACGAGAATATTTTCCCACAAACATTGGCTGTGATGACTACACGCGCCGTGCCGCAAGGCATCGAACTACGTGTAGGCAAATATAAGGATTTTCAACCTTCACCGGAAGTGTTTGCCTGCGTTCTGCAATACCCGAACTCGAATGGAAACGTAGAGGATTATTCCGTATTTACAGAAAAAGCCCATGCCGCAGATTGCAAGGTAGCTGTTGCCGCCGATATTTTGAGCCTTTCCCTGCTGACTCCTCCAGGAGAATGGGGAGCGGATATTGTGTTCGGAACCACACAACGTTTGGGCACTCCCATGTTCTATGGCGGTCCGTCGGCTGCTTTCTTTGCTACCAGAGACGAATACAAACGGAACATGCCGGGACGAATCATCGGATGGTCTAAAGATAAATATGGCAAGCTCTGCTATCGGATGGCTTTGCAGACACGTGAGCAGCATATCAAGCGAGAAAAAGCAACTTCAAACATTTGTACCGCACAAGCATTATTAGCTACCATGGCAGGCTTTTACGCTGTTTATCACGGTCAGGAAGGTATCACTACAATTGCGTCGCGCATCCACAGTATCACTGTATTTCTTGAAAAGCAACTGAAGAAATGTGGATACACACAAGTCAACGCTCAATATTTCGACACCTTACGTTTTGAGTTGCCCGAACACGTCTCGGCACAACAAATCCGTACCATAGCGCTTAGTAAAGAAGTAAACCTGCGTTATTATGAAAATGGTGATGTCGGTTTCAGTATTGATGAAACAACAGATGTGGCAGCCGCCAATGTATTGCTCTCTATCTTTGCCATCGCTGCCGGAAAAGATTATCAGAAAATAGACGATATCCCGGAAAAAAGCAATATCGACAAGGCTCTGAAACGGACAACTCCTTTCCTGACACACGAAGTATTCAGCAAATATCACACGGAAACGGAGATGATGCGTTATATCAAACGTTTGGATCGCAAAGATATTTCGCTTGCACAATCAATGATTTCTCTCGGTTCATGCACCATGAAGCTGAATGCAGCTGCGGAAATGTTGCCTTTAAGTCGTCCCGAATTTATGGGTATGCACCCGCTGGTTCCGGAAGATCAAGCAGAAGGATATCGGGAATTAATCAAGAATCTAAGTGAAGATCTGAAAGTTATCACCGGATTTGCCGGGGTGAGCCTGCAACCCAATTCGGGTGCTGCGGGAGAATATGCAGGACTTCGTATAATCCGTGCTTATCTCGAAAGTATCGGTCAGGGACATCGGAATAAAGTCCTGATTCCGGCTTCGGCTCACGGGACAAATCCTGCGTCGGCTATACAGGCAGGATTTATGACCGTCACCTGTGCATGCGACGAACAAGGAAATGTAGATATGGACGACCTGCGTGCCAAGGCTGAAGAAAATAAGGATGGACTGGCAGCACTGATGATCACTTACCCTTCTACACATGGTATCTTCGAAACAGAAATAAAGGAAATTTGCGACATCATTCATTCCTGCGGCGCACAAGTATATATGGATGGAGCCAATATGAATGCCCAAGTGGGGCTGACCAATCCGGGATTCATCGGTGCGGATGTCTGCCACTTGAATCTTCATAAAACATTCGCCTCTCCTCATGGTGGCGGAGGTCCGGGAGTCGGTCCTATCTGTGTGGCCGAACATCTGGTCCCTTTCCTTTCCGGACATGGAATCTTCGGCAATTCGCAGAATCAAGTATCAGCTGCCCCATTCGGTAGTGCAGGTATTTTGCCTATCACGTATGGATATATCCGCATGATGGGTGCAGAGGGATTGACACAGGCAACTAAGATCGCCATCCTGAATGCTAATTACCTGGCGGCTTGCCTGAAAGATACGTACGGAATTGTCTATCGGGGAGCCAATGGTTTCGTAGGTCACGAGATGATTCTGGAGTGTAGAAAAGTACATGAAGAAGCGGGCATTTCGGAAAATGATATCGCCAAACGTCTGATGGATTATGGTTATCATGCTCCTACCCTCTCCTTCCCTGTTCACGGCACGTTGATGATTGAACCGACAGAAAGCGAGAGTTTGGCAGAACTAGACAATTTCGTAGATGTCATGCTGAATATCTGGAAGGAGATTCAGGAAGTGAAGAATGGTGAAGCGGATAAGGATGATAATGTGTTGATTAATGCTCCGCATCCGGAATACGAGATTGTTGGTGATCGCTGGGAACATTCGTACACACGCGAGAAAGCGGCTTATCCGATAGAGAGTGTACGCGATAACAAATTCTGGACCAATGTAGCTCGTGTAGACAATACGTTGGGAGACCGCAAGTTGCTACCGACTCGTTATGGCACGTTTGAATAA
- a CDS encoding MBL fold metallo-hydrolase, with amino-acid sequence MKIKRFEFNMFPVNCYVLWDDTKEAVVIDPGCFYEEEKQALKKFILTNELNVKHLLNTHLHLDHIFGNPFMLKEFGLSAEANKADEYWIDEAPKQSRMFGFQLQEEPVPLGKYLHDGDMITFGHSTLEAIHVPGHSPGSLVYYCKEDNCMFSGDVLFQGSIGRADLTGGNFDELIEHICSRLFVLPNDTVVYPGHGAPTTIGMEKAENPFFR; translated from the coding sequence ATGAAAATAAAGAGATTTGAATTTAATATGTTTCCCGTAAACTGCTACGTATTATGGGACGACACTAAAGAAGCAGTCGTCATCGATCCCGGCTGTTTTTATGAAGAGGAAAAGCAGGCTCTGAAAAAATTCATTCTTACCAATGAGCTGAATGTGAAGCATCTGCTGAATACTCATTTGCACCTAGATCATATCTTCGGAAATCCGTTCATGCTGAAAGAATTCGGATTATCGGCAGAAGCAAACAAAGCGGACGAATACTGGATTGACGAAGCACCAAAACAAAGCAGAATGTTTGGTTTTCAGTTGCAGGAAGAACCTGTGCCACTGGGCAAATACCTGCATGACGGAGATATGATCACTTTCGGACATAGCACACTGGAAGCGATACACGTGCCCGGACATTCACCCGGTAGCCTGGTGTACTATTGCAAGGAAGATAACTGCATGTTCTCCGGCGACGTCCTGTTTCAGGGTAGCATCGGCCGTGCCGATCTCACAGGAGGTAACTTCGATGAACTGATAGAGCACATTTGCAGCCGTCTGTTTGTCCTCCCCAACGACACTGTCGTTTACCCCGGACACGGCGCTCCTACGACAATCGGAATGGAGAAAGCTGAAAACCCATTTTTTAGATAA
- the rsmG gene encoding 16S rRNA (guanine(527)-N(7))-methyltransferase RsmG, whose amino-acid sequence MEIILKYFPDLTEEQRKQFAALYDLYIDWNSKINVISRKDIENLYEHHVLHSLGIAKTIQFRPGTSIMDLGTGGGFPGIPLAILFPEVTFHLVDSIGKKVRVATEVANAIGLKNVTFRHARAEEEKRTFDFVVSRAVMPLADLIKIIKKNISSKQQNALPNGLICLKGGELEHETMPFKHKTVIYNLSDSFEEEFFQTKKVVYVPI is encoded by the coding sequence GTGGAAATCATACTGAAATATTTTCCTGATCTGACGGAAGAGCAACGCAAACAGTTTGCAGCTCTATACGACCTCTACATTGATTGGAATTCTAAAATCAACGTTATCTCTCGTAAGGATATCGAAAATTTATATGAGCATCACGTGCTCCATTCGTTAGGCATTGCCAAAACAATCCAATTTCGTCCCGGAACCAGCATCATGGACCTGGGCACAGGAGGCGGCTTCCCCGGCATTCCTTTAGCCATCTTATTTCCCGAAGTAACCTTTCACCTCGTGGACAGTATCGGCAAAAAAGTACGTGTAGCAACCGAAGTGGCAAACGCCATCGGACTAAAAAATGTAACATTCCGCCATGCCCGCGCAGAAGAGGAGAAACGAACATTCGACTTTGTGGTTAGTCGTGCTGTAATGCCTTTGGCAGATTTGATTAAGATTATCAAAAAGAATATCTCTTCAAAACAACAGAACGCATTGCCCAACGGACTGATCTGTCTCAAAGGCGGCGAGCTGGAACATGAAACGATGCCGTTCAAGCATAAAACGGTCATTTATAACTTGAGCGATAGTTTCGAAGAAGAGTTCTTTCAAACCAAAAAAGTGGTATATGTTCCGATTTAA
- a CDS encoding RsiV family protein: MKKQYVSLLAIILSVSGFLFSCHDKMNKNTGALQFDSIQVNETAHLFNDTAKAACNIIINFAYPVKSSDDMLKDSLNSYFISACFGDKYIGEKPEEVVKQYTENYISEYRHDLEPMYAEDEKDKEDESSIGAWYSYYKGIESHVQLYDKDLLVYRIDYNEYTGGAHGIYMATFLNMDLTLMRPLRLDDIFVGDYKDALTDLIWNQLMADNKVSTHEALEDMGYASTGDVTPTENFYLSKEGITFYYNVYDITPYSMGPVKVTISFPMMEHLLGSNPILGELKN; encoded by the coding sequence ATGAAAAAACAATATGTCAGCCTGCTTGCAATTATACTTTCGGTAAGCGGCTTTTTGTTTTCTTGTCATGACAAGATGAACAAAAATACAGGTGCGTTACAATTTGATAGTATTCAGGTGAATGAGACGGCACACCTCTTTAATGATACAGCCAAAGCGGCATGCAATATCATTATCAATTTTGCTTATCCGGTAAAATCATCGGATGATATGCTGAAAGACAGTTTGAATTCTTATTTCATTTCCGCCTGCTTCGGTGATAAATACATCGGCGAAAAGCCGGAAGAAGTTGTAAAGCAATATACCGAGAACTATATCAGCGAATACCGCCACGACCTCGAACCGATGTATGCCGAGGACGAGAAAGATAAAGAAGACGAATCTTCCATCGGGGCTTGGTATTCTTATTATAAAGGTATAGAGAGTCACGTGCAACTGTATGATAAAGACCTGCTTGTATATCGTATCGACTACAACGAATATACCGGAGGTGCACATGGCATCTACATGGCCACTTTCCTGAACATGGACCTCACCCTGATGCGCCCGCTCCGCCTGGATGATATTTTTGTCGGAGATTACAAAGACGCATTGACCGACCTGATCTGGAACCAGCTCATGGCGGACAATAAAGTGAGCACTCACGAAGCATTGGAAGATATGGGATATGCTTCTACCGGAGACGTCACTCCGACAGAAAATTTCTATCTGAGCAAAGAAGGAATCACCTTCTATTATAATGTATACGATATCACTCCTTATTCTATGGGTCCTGTAAAGGTAACCATCTCATTTCCTATGATGGAGCATTTGCTAGGCAGTAACCCCATTCTGGGAGAGCTGAAAAACTAA